A window of Neorhizobium galegae bv. orientalis str. HAMBI 540 genomic DNA:
CCGGGCTCCACGCGCTCGCGGTGGAAGCCTCGGCACCCGGGGAACCGACCCGCTGGTAGCAGGACTTAGATAGGGATGACCTAGCGAGAGGCCAAGGTACGGGCTCACTCCTTGTGGGGTATCGCTTTGGCCGACCCGCACTGCTTCCCGGTAGTTGACGGAGCAGCGGTCGCTTGACGCCCGGAAGCTGACATTGCTCCTTCTGAAACAAAAGGATATTTGACATCAGCATTAGGGAATGCGGCACTGCGCTAACAGGCGACATTTTCTGCAACAGTCGCAACAAGGGCTAGCTTCCAATGAAAGCCTTCCTGCAAACGGCCAGATTATTGCTCAGCGATTTGGCCTCAAGCCTGCTCTTTCTCGTCCTGTTCTCCCTGACCCATAATGCCGTTCTTTCGGCTTGCCTCGGAATGTTGCTTGGACTTATTCAGATCGCGGTGCAGTTTGCCCGGCGAAAGCCGATCGACGTCATGGAATGGGTCAGTCTTTTCCTCGTGATCGCGTCGGGCACCGCAACGGTGTTGACGGACGACCCGCGCTTTGTCCTGTTCAAGCCAAGCGCGATTTACGCGATCATTGGCATTGTGATGCTGAGGCCCGGCTGGATGAACCGCTACTTGCCTCCGATTGCAAGGGCTGTCGCGTCCGACATCGCGACTTATGTTGGTTTTGCGTGGGCAGGTCTCATGTTTATCTCCGCCATGTTGAATGCCTATCTAGCAATGAGCAAGGACGTGGCAACCTGGGCGCTGACCATGACGATCTTCGGAATTGCCAGCAAAGCGGTTCTATCCATAGCCGGATTTGCTGCAATACGCCTCACGGCGCGGCGGCGGATTCGCGCCATGCCGGTCGTTGAGCGCGAAGACCTGCTGATTTCGACAGGTTGGCAAGCCAAATCATCAACGTTGCCGAAGTCTGCCTAGGGCGGAAAGCCGGCAATTTCAGCGCTTGAAAGCCTTTCGCAAAACGAAAGACTATTCCGCCGGCAGCGCCGCATCTCCCACCGGGCGGATGCGCAGCCGCGTGATGCGGTTCTTCTCGCGCTTCATCACCGTGAAGCGCTTGCCATAGAACGTAAACGCCTGCCGCTCCTCCGGGATCAGCTTCGATTCGTGGATAACGAGGCCCGCGATCGTCGTCGCCTCCTCATCCGGCAGGCTCCAGTCCAGCGCGCGGTTCAGATCGCGGATCGGCACTGAACCATCGACGACGATCGAACCGTCGGCTTCCTGGCGAACGCCCTGGATCTCGATATCGTGCTCGTCGGCGATATCGCCGACGATCTCCTCAAGAATGTCTTCGAGCGTGACGATGCCCTGCACCTCGCCATATTCGTCGACGACGACCGCGAAATGCCCCTTGCGCCGCAGGAAGGCGCTGAGCTGGTCCTTGAGGCTGGTGCTGTCCGGCACGAACCAGGGTTTTTGGGCGATCTTGACGATGTCGAGATTTTCCGGCTCGACATTCGGCTCGGCGAGTGCCCGCAGCAGGTCCTTGGCGTGGACGACGCCGATGATGTTCTCGGTCGAATTGCGCCAGAGCGGCATGCGCGTATAGGGGCTTTCGAGGACGGTGCGTACCGCCACTTCCGGCGGATCGTCGGCGTTGACCGCCCGCATGACGGTGCGGTGCCGCATCACGTCGGAGACTTCGAGCTCCTCGAGCTCGAAGAGGCCATTCAGCCGGTCACGGTCCTGCTTTTCGAAATTTCCGTCGCGATGAACGATATCGAGAGCGGCGTGCAGATCGTCGTGGCTGGAAAGCGCCAGGGTCTGTTCCGACAGGGAAACGCCGAGCGCGCGAAGAAACCCGCGGATCACCGCGTTAACAGCACGCGACTTAAGGCCCTGTTTGGACGTCATTTCGGCCGTTTTTCCTCCAGGAAACTCAAGACCTCGGACGACGGCACGTCGTTGGCGACAAAGGACTGACCGATGCCATGGGTGAGGATGAAGGTGAGCTTGCCGCTCATCACCTTCTTGTCCTGCGCAATCGCGTCCAGCAACCTCTCCGTCGGCGGCAGTTTTCCGGGAATATCGCTCATCGACGTCGGCAGGCCGACGGCCTTGAGATGGGCCGTCACCCGCACCGCGTCGTCTGGGCTTGCAAGGTTCAGGCGCGCCGAGAACTGATGTGCCAGCACCATGCCGATCGCCACGCCCTCGCCGTGCACCAGGCGGCGGCTGTCATATTCGGTCGCCGCTTCCAGCGCGTGGCCGAACGTGTGGCCGAGATTGAGCAATGCCCGCCGGCCCATCTCGCGCTCGTCCTCGACCACCACGTCGGATTTCGCCTGACAGCTGACGGCAATCGCCTCGATCCGCTCCGGACCGCCGGCAAATACGGCTTTCCAGTTCTTTTCGAGCCAGGCGAAAAAATCCGGCTGATCGATGAGGCCGTATTTCGCCACTTCCGCATAACCGGCCCGGAATTCGCGCTCGGAGAGCGAATCGAGTGCCGCGGTATCGGCGAGAACGAGGTCCGGCTGATGGAAGACGCCGAGCAGGTTCTTGCCGTGGCGGGTGTTGATGCCGGTCTTACCGCCGACCGACGAATCGACCTGCGCCAAAAGCGAGGTCGGAATCTGCACGAAGCGCACGCCGCGCCGCACGATGCCGGCTGCAAAACCGGCAAGATCGCCGATCACGCCGCCGCCGAGCGCGATCACCGCGTCGTTGCGCTCGATACGGGCCGAAAGCACCATATCGGTGACGGTTGCCAAATGTTCGAAACTTTTGGTCTTTTCGCCGGCCGGCAGCGTTAGCGACACGGCTTCGATCCCGTCCGTCTGCAAGCTGTCCATCAGCGCTTCGAGATAAAGCGGCGCGACGTGCTCGTCAGTGACGATGGCTGCCTTGCGGCCCTTCAGCCGCGCGGTGATCTCGCCGCCGGCACGCGTGATCAAGCCGGGGCCGATCAGGATGTCATAGGCCCGTTCACCGAGCGGCACGTGCACCAGACGCTCCGGGGAGCGTTCCTCGGTTCGGGCCTCGGATCGGCCCTCGGATCGGGAAGACATGTTCATTGCAATTCACCTTCGCTGGGCAATTCACTTTCGCCGGACAGATTGGCCACAGCGGCAAGCACCTCGTTGACCATCACGTCCTTGCGGACGTTTTCGGACAGCACCGTCACATCGGCCTCGGCATAGATCGGATAACGCTGGATCATCAGATTTTCGAGCGTCTGCCTGGGGTTCTCGGTCTTCAGCAACGGCCGGTGGTCGCGTTTGTTCACCCGTTCCCACAAAACGTCGAGATCTGCCTTCAGCCAGATGGAAATACCGCCGATCTTGATCTGGTGGCGGGTGTTCTCGTTGATGAAGGCGCCGCCGCCAGTCGAAACCACGCGCGGGCCGCCCCTCAGCAGCCGCTCGATGACCCTGGTTTCCAATGCCCGGAACTCCGTCTCGCCGTAGGCAGCAAAAAGTTCGCTGATGGTCATGCGGGAAACCTTCTCAATCTCCGCATCCGTATCGATGAAGGGAATCGAAAGGCTCTGCGCCACCAGCCGGCCGATCGCCGATTTGCCCGCCCCCATCAGCCCGACGAAGATCAGGTTGCGCTTGCCGAGAACGGCGCGCGCCTTTTCGCTGAGGGCGGGTGCGGCGGAGGTTGCGGCTTCTGTCATCGTTAGGTCCGTTTCGAGAAAACGGTATCGACAAATGCATCGGCAGCGTCAAGCCGTCGCAACCCTCAAAGAATGCGGGGGATTGTTTGTTCTTGCCGATATGTAAACCTTTATCGATATATTGCGACGCAACCCCAGGAGTCGTGAATGCCCACCCTTTTCCGTTTCCTTTTCGTGCTGGCGGCGATCGCAGGCATCGTTTATGGAAGCATGGTGGCTCTCGTCATGCTGGTGGATCCGCACGAGCGCGATGTGACGGTGCGCATTCCTTCCGAGAGGTTGAACCCGGCAGCGCCGAAACAATAACGGCAGGGAACATGGCCGATCTTTCCCGAGCTCATATCGAAGCCTTTCTCGAAATGATGAGCGCCGAGCGGGGAGCCGCCGGCAACACGCTCACCTCTTACGAACGCGATCTCGAAGATCTGCAGTCCTTCCTCGTTGCCAGCAACACCTCGGCCCTGACGGCTGAAAGCGCCAGCCTCTCCGCCTATCTCGCCCATCTCGGCGCCCAAGGTTTTGCCGCTTCGTCCCAGGCAAGAAAACTGTCGGCGATGCGGCAGTTCTACAAATTCCTCTATGCCGAGGGCCTGCGCGGCGATGACCCGACCGCGATCCTCGACGCGCCGAAAAAAGGCCGTTCGCTGCCGAAGATCATGAGCGAGGACGAGGTGACGCGCCTGCTGGACCTCGCCGCCAAGGAAGCCGGCGAACCCGGGCCGGACCAGCTCGGGCGTCTCAGAATGCTGGCGCTGCTCGAATTGCTCTACGCGACCGGCATGCGCGTCAGCGAACTGGTATCGCTGCCGATCAAGGTTCTCGACCAGGAGGGCCGTTTCCTGATCATCCGCGGCAAGGGCAACAAGGAGCGTCTCGTGCCGCTTTCCCGTTCGGCGATCGCGGCCGTCGCATCCTATGGCGAGGTCCGGCGGCTGGCACTCGCAAAGACCGGCGACAGCCCGTGGCTGTTTCCTTCGACCGGCAAGGGGGGCTACCTGCCGAGGCAGGTGTTTGCCCGCGACCTCAAGGGTCTGGCGGCGCGCGCCGGACTTAGAGCCGCCGCAATCTCTCCCCATGTGATGCGCCATGCCTTCGCAAGCCACCTCCTCCAGAATGGGGCAGACCTTCGAGTTGTGCAGGAACTGCTCGGCCATTCCGACATTTCCACCACCCAAATCTATACGCATGTACTGGAAGAAAGGCTGCGAGAGCTGGTTCAAACACACCACCCTCTTGCAAAACAGGCCAAAAACCGGGATTAGAGGCCCCAAACACAAAATGGGAACTCCGTGTTCCTGAGATAAAACAACCGGAAACCGGCTCTCATGCAGACTTATCTCGATTTCGAAAAGCCAATCTCGGACCTCGAAGGCAAGATTCA
This region includes:
- a CDS encoding inner membrane-spanning protein YciB → MKAFLQTARLLLSDLASSLLFLVLFSLTHNAVLSACLGMLLGLIQIAVQFARRKPIDVMEWVSLFLVIASGTATVLTDDPRFVLFKPSAIYAIIGIVMLRPGWMNRYLPPIARAVASDIATYVGFAWAGLMFISAMLNAYLAMSKDVATWALTMTIFGIASKAVLSIAGFAAIRLTARRRIRAMPVVEREDLLISTGWQAKSSTLPKSA
- the aroB gene encoding 3-dehydroquinate synthase, which codes for MSSRSEGRSEARTEERSPERLVHVPLGERAYDILIGPGLITRAGGEITARLKGRKAAIVTDEHVAPLYLEALMDSLQTDGIEAVSLTLPAGEKTKSFEHLATVTDMVLSARIERNDAVIALGGGVIGDLAGFAAGIVRRGVRFVQIPTSLLAQVDSSVGGKTGINTRHGKNLLGVFHQPDLVLADTAALDSLSEREFRAGYAEVAKYGLIDQPDFFAWLEKNWKAVFAGGPERIEAIAVSCQAKSDVVVEDEREMGRRALLNLGHTFGHALEAATEYDSRRLVHGEGVAIGMVLAHQFSARLNLASPDDAVRVTAHLKAVGLPTSMSDIPGKLPPTERLLDAIAQDKKVMSGKLTFILTHGIGQSFVANDVPSSEVLSFLEEKRPK
- a CDS encoding shikimate kinase; translated protein: MTEAATSAAPALSEKARAVLGKRNLIFVGLMGAGKSAIGRLVAQSLSIPFIDTDAEIEKVSRMTISELFAAYGETEFRALETRVIERLLRGGPRVVSTGGGAFINENTRHQIKIGGISIWLKADLDVLWERVNKRDHRPLLKTENPRQTLENLMIQRYPIYAEADVTVLSENVRKDVMVNEVLAAVANLSGESELPSEGELQ
- the xerD gene encoding site-specific tyrosine recombinase XerD is translated as MADLSRAHIEAFLEMMSAERGAAGNTLTSYERDLEDLQSFLVASNTSALTAESASLSAYLAHLGAQGFAASSQARKLSAMRQFYKFLYAEGLRGDDPTAILDAPKKGRSLPKIMSEDEVTRLLDLAAKEAGEPGPDQLGRLRMLALLELLYATGMRVSELVSLPIKVLDQEGRFLIIRGKGNKERLVPLSRSAIAAVASYGEVRRLALAKTGDSPWLFPSTGKGGYLPRQVFARDLKGLAARAGLRAAAISPHVMRHAFASHLLQNGADLRVVQELLGHSDISTTQIYTHVLEERLRELVQTHHPLAKQAKNRD